Genomic window (Canis lupus dingo isolate Sandy chromosome 6, ASM325472v2, whole genome shotgun sequence):
GTTTTTTGCTAACTCTTTCTGagctttgccttttttccccttagggTAACTGAGACTCACCAGTTGGCAGaactgaatgagaagaaaaatgagcGACTCCGTGCTGCCTTTGGCATCAGTGATTCGTATGTGGATGGCAGCTCTTTTGATCCTCAACGTCGTGCTCGAGAAGCTAAACAACCAGCTCCAGAACCTCCCAAACCTTATAGGTACTCAAAGCCAAGGAACCCACATCAGCTGCTTTTCTTGATTCtaagctttgttttttgtttctgtggggGTTtctttgttgggttttgtttttgtttttttaatcaagctgttcagattttgttgttttgaagCTAAAATGTCTAAGATATGTCTTAGTCTTTATTCTACTACTCTTTATCTTTCTCCAGCCTTGTCCGGGAATCCAGCAGTTCTCGCTCACCAACcccaaagcaaaagaagaaaaaaaagaagaaagatagagGACGGTAAGTTAGTTGGAAAGTTACTCAATAGCTATTGaacaaattctgtttttctttctggaaataagGAGTTCTTGCTTTTAGGAAGGAGGTAAGAATTGTCAGATAAGGAAGAGGGAGTtactgttctttatttatttttaagattttatttattcatgagagagagacagagacacaggcagagggagaagcgggctccctgcaaggaccctgatgtgggactctatcctggaccccgggatcatgccctgagccaaaggctgagccaaccaggcgtcctgGGAGTTACAATTCAGATTTCAGTTGGAGGAAGAATATGTATGTTTCTTGAGTGGGAAAGGGTTGATTTCTGTAGTTTTGCCAACTGAGAACTAGCTAGCAATATCttaaattggattttctttttctttcttttttttttaaaataattattatttattcatgagaaacacacacggggggggggggggggcagagagacaggcagagggagaagcaggctccatgcaaggagcctgatgtgggactcgatcccaggtctccaggatcacaccctgggctgcaggcggcgctaaaccgctgcgccaccggggctgcccgattttctttttcatttgagatTTATTGCTTCAGAGCAGAGGTACTTAAACTTCTTGGAGAATAAATAAGTGCTGGGCTTAGGTGTAAGACCATGGTGctgttagtttttctttattattatttagaagcCTTTGTGGGGATGGGTTGTAAGTCATGGAAGGAGCAAAGCAGGATGACTGTTTTTGAACCCATGTTTAGCAGGTCAGAGAGCAGCTCTCCtcgaagagaaaggaagaagagctcTAAGAAGAAGAAGCACAGGTATGAGATGGGAGTATGTGGGGTGATAGGAGAGGCTTGATTGTTCCAGGCGTAGGTGTTggttcatgttcttttttttttttcccctcccctcctccgtcCCAACAGGTCAGAGTCTGAATCCAAAAAACGAAAGCATAGGTAAGCGCTTTTTGGGGCATAAGGGGCATAGTGGCACATGGAAAGGTGAGCCAGTTTGGCCTTACCTGTTCTCTAGAGAGCTTCTTGCAGTATAGCTCAATTTCTCGATCTTGGACTGTTAATAATTTcctgattcttttcatttcatttttggttttatgaacttttaaaatgattatttttaataatcttttatttgGCAGGTCTCCCACTCCAAAGAGCAAACGTAAATCTAAGGACAAGAAGCGGAAGCGGTAAGTGAATTTGTGTTGATTTAAGGGTAATTTGCTTAGGAAGTAGGTGAAGGCTACAGAGTGGGGGATGAGGAGAGTTAGTTATGTTCTTGACTAATGGTAAAGGGTTGAGAGATGGATGAGGAGAATTCAGTACAAGTGAGACAGCACTCTGAGTTGTGGCTTTTCTTCAGGTCTCGAAGTACAACACCAGCCCCCAAGAGCCGCCGGGCCCACCGTTCAACGTCTGCTGACTCTGCTTCCTCTTCCGATACTTCTCGCAGTCGGTAAGGGGTGgtccaggaggaagggagggagagggacttGTGGGTTaatcaatttaatatttattgagcgcccACGGTGTGCTAGGCGCTGCACAGACCATTCGGAAGACACGGTCCCTGCCCTCTAGGAGCTGACAGGCTAAAGCAACAGGATGGACAGACATATacatttccccttctctttttttttttgtttttgtttttgtttattttgttattttttttttgttttgttctgatgtATATGGACTGCCAGAATAGGGGGGGTGGTGGTTTGTTCGTGGTGTCTGGGGGAGGAAGGAATCCTTACCCTGGCTTCCTTAATcggggaaggcttcctgaaggaggtgggCTCAGAGGTGAGTTGTGAATGAAGTGGGTAGGGAATGGGCAGGGTGGAGGGTTTGGGGAGGTTGAGGGAGGTGAAtaaaggggtagagggagaacaTTTCTGGGAACTGTGTTGGGAAGAAAAGGACCAAAGTGAATTGGACTTGAATTTCCATATGAGTGAGTTGAGTCTTGTGTGTAAGAGAAGGCTTTTTGGAAGAGGGTTTGTACAGTCAGTAAAGGTGGTTGGGAGTTGGGGAGGGGGTTCTCTGTTCTTCCCTGAGctgatttccttcctcttccctgccctcAATTACCTTCCTCAGGTCTCGAAGTACGGCAGCAAAAACCCATACAACTGCCTTGACTGGGCGAAGTCCTTCCCCCGTTTCAGGGCGTCGAGGGGAGGGAGATGCGCCTTCTAAAGAACCAGGTACCACTAACACAGGGCAGCCTAGCAGCCCAGAGCCATCTACAAAGCAGCCTAGCAGTCCTcatgaaaaagataaagagaaggaggTATGTTTCTGAGTTAATGGATGTTTATTGGGTTGCAGGGTTAGGATGGAtgtttaaagagaaggaaagaagtgaaTTTGGTTCTTTTTGATCAAGTTCTCTTTTGTATTTACAAATTCTTCAGAATTCTGGTTTTCAGACTGCTGGCTATTGATAGGTTTTATGTCATTGTCCTTTAATGTGTTTATATACAGTCTgggtaaaagtttattttttctaaattatgtttagCTTTACTATCTGTGATATCTaggcttttttatttccttaaatgctCGTTTCCAACCCACTGGGTTGCTGCCTGCAATTTGAACACGCTACTATACCTGTGCTTTAAGTATGTGTCGTTTTATGGGTATTCTGATTGAGCCTTATTCACAATGTTTTCTTACTTCATAAATTCCATAAATAGTTTTTTGCTAAATTCTtagctctttgttctttttttcacgTCATCAAGTTTTCTAACTACAGGATGGATCACTTCAaaaacttaatgtttttttttatatttaaagctcTTATAACTATACCAACTGTAGTCTTATTTACATAAGTCATGTCCTCGAacctttgcctttgttttttatttcagtattctTTTTCAAGGGTGAAGTTAGATGCCTCCCACTTTAAGGGAAATTGCTTTGCTTCTCAATTTAATAAAAGTGCCTTTTTTTTATGTTGCCATGGCACTTTGTTACGGTTGTTAGAAAATGTCATATGTTAGTTTACATTGTGTTTTTTCTAGATAATAAGACTTTTAAAGTGATAGCCTGtccatattttcatgttttccccACTGTCTTTTTATACGGTCTTTCGTTAATGAATGACTGCCTGTGGTGAGAAAAGGACCAGTTGGTGTGATGGGGTGTGTAAGAGGAAAATTTCATTGGAAAGGGTGTTTGGGGTCTTTTAGGTAATAGGAAGTTCTGGTGCTTATGTTCCTATCCATACTTTCTTTTCCACTCTTAGAAATCTGGAATTCGACCTAGCCCCTCTCCGGAAAGGAGCAGCACAGGCCCAGAACCACCTGCTCCCACTCCGCTCCTTGCTGAGCAACATGGCGGCTCCCCACAACCCCTTGCAACAGCCACCTTAAGTCAGGAGCCAGTGAACCCCCCATCTGAGGGTTCCCCAACCAGGGGCCGTTCACTACCTAAGTCTCCTGAGAAACCTCCCCAGTCTTCTTCAGAGAGCTGCCCACCATCCCCTCAACCTACCAAAGTTTCTCGACATGCCAGCTCTTCCCCTGAAAGTCCTAAACCTGCACCGGCTCCTGGGTCCCGCCGAGAGATTTCTTCTTCTCCCGCATCCAAGAGTCGCTCACATGGCCGGGGAAAGCGGGATAAGTCACATTCTCATACCCCTTCTCGAAGAGTGGGGAGGTCCCGTAGCCCTACTGCTACCAAGAGGGGGCGATCTCGGTCTCGAACCCCTACCAAAAGGGGTCATTCTCGGTCCCGGTCCCCTCAGTGGCGTAGGTCCCGGTCTGCACAGAGGTGGGGACGTTCCAGAAGTCCCCAGCGACGTGGCCGCTCTAGGTCTCCTCAGAGACCAGGCTGGTCTAGAAGCAGAAATACCCAGAGAAGAGGCAGGTCTAGATCAGCAAGGCGAGGCAGGTCACACTCTAGATCCCCAGCCACTAGGGGCAGATCACGTTCTAGAACACCAGCCCGTCGGGCCAGGTCTCGCTCTAGAACACCTGCCAGGCGGAGGTCACGATCCAGGACACCTGCCAGACGTAGGTCACGCTCTAGAACACCAGCCCGGCGGGGCAGGTCTCGCTCTAGAACACCTGCTAGGCGCAGATCTAGGACCCGGTCGCCAGTACGACGGAGGTCTCGTAGCAGATCACCAGCCAGGAGAAGTGGCAGGTCACGCTCTAGAACCCCAGCCAGACGGGGTCGGTCACGCTCTAGAACCCCAGCCAGAAGAGGGAGATCTCGGTCTAGAACACCTGCAAGACGAGGACGATCTCGGTCTAGGACACCAGCAAGACGAGGACGATCTCGGTCTAGGACACCTGCAAGACGAAGATCTCGTAGTAGAAGTGTAGTTAGACGAGGAAGATCTCACTCTAGAACACCACAAAGAAGAGGCAGATCTGGTTCATCATCAGAACGGAAGAACAAATCCAGGACGTCACAGAGAAGGAGCAGGTCCAACTCAAGCCCAGAAATGAAAAAGTCTCGCATTTCTTCAAGGCGGAGTAGGTCTCTTTCTTCACCACGGTCCAAAGCAAAATCTCGCTTGTCTTTGAGGCGAAGCCTTTCAGGATCATCTCCATGTCctaaacaaaagtctaggacacCACCAAGGCGCAGTCGCTCTGGATCATCCCAACCAAAAGCTAAGTCCAGAACACCACCGAGGCGAAGTCGGTCTGGTTCTTCACCTCCTTCTAATCAGAAATCTAAGACACCATCAAGACAGAGTTGTTCCAGTTCATCTCCTCAACCTAAAGTGAAGTCTGGAACACCACCAAGGCAAGGGTCTGTAACAAGTCCCCAGGCAAATGAACAATCTGCAACACCACAAATACAGAGCCGTTCAGAATCATCAcctgaccctgagctgaaatctgcAACCCCTTCAAGACATAGCTGCTCCGGGTCCTCTCCTCCTAGAGTAAAATCTAGCACACCTCCGAGACGGAGCCGATCTGGGTCATCCTCTCCACAACCCAAAGTCAAGGCAATAACATCACCAGTCCAAAGCCATTCTGGCTCTTCTTCTCCTAGTCCTAGTAGGGTGACATCTAAAACACCGCCAAGGCAAAGCAGATCAGAGTCTCCTTGCTCCAAGATGGAATCTAGATTGTTGCAAAGACAGAGCCGTTCTAGGTCCTCCTCACCAGATACCAAAGTGAAACCTGGAACACCACCAAGACAAAGTCACTCAGGGTCTACTTCGCCATGCCCTAAAGTAAAGCCCCAAACTCCATCAGGGCACAGTCTTAGTGAATCAAAATCACCATGTTCCCAAGAGAAGTCTAAAGACTCACCAGCACAAAGTTCaggattcttctctctctgtccaggAATAAAGTCTAGCACACCACCAGGAGAGCTGTATTTTGCAGCCTCCTCTTTGCAACAGAAAGGACAATCTCAAACTTCACCAGATCCTAGATCTGATACTTCAAGCCCAGAAATGAAACAGAGTCATTCTGAGTCTCCATCTCTGCAGAGCAAATCTCAGACACCTCTTATGGGTGGCCGGTCCAGGTCCTCCTCTCCAATCACTGAGCTGGCACCCAAATCTCCAGCAAGACCAGAAAGAAGGGAATTGTCAAGTCCTAGGCTAAAATCTGGACTGTCTCCTGAGCAAAGCAAGTCCCAATCTGACTCTTCCCCATATCCTGCAATGGACTCTAAATCTTTTCTGGGGCAGAGTAGATTGGAGCCTTCTGAATTGAAAGAGAAATCAGTCTTACTCCTTCAGGAGGATTTTACTGCATCGTCTCCCATACCAAGAGACAAATTGAGTCCTCTTCCAGTGCAGGATAAGCCTGATTCCTCACCAGTACTCAGAGAAACACCTAAAACCCCGTCAAGGGAAAGAGGTGGTGTTGGATCATCTCCAGATACGAAAGACCAAAGTGCGTTAGCTAAGCCAAACCAAGATGAGGAATTAATGGAAGTGGTAGAGAAATCTGAAGAATCCTCAAACCAGGTTCTCTCCCATTTGTCTCCGGAACTTAAAGAAGTGGCTGGAAGTAACTTTGAATCATCACCTGAAATAGAAGAAAGACCCACTGTGTGTTTGAGTGTTGACCAAAGTCAGTCACAGACTTCTTTGGAAGCAGAAGTCCCTGCAGTGGCCTCAACTTGGAGTGGGCCACATTTTTCTCCAGAACATAAAGAACTGTCTAACTCTCCTCCACGGGAGAATAGCTTTGGGTCACCTTTAGAATTTAGAAACTCAGGCCCTGTTGCAGAAATGAATACTGGATTTTCTCCTGAAGTTAAAGAAGATTTGAATGGCTCTTTTCCTAATCAACTGGAGACAGATCCGTATATAGACCTGAAAGAACAATCAACAAGGTCCTCTAGACGTAGCAGTTCAGAGTTATCCCCAGATGCAGTAGAAAAAGCTGGAATGTCTTCAAATCAGAGTGTTTCTTCACCAGTACTTGATGCAGTACCTAGAACACCATCAAGGGAAAGAAGTAGCTCTGCATCTCCTGAGCTGAAAGATGGTTTACCCAGAACCCCTTCAAGGAGAAGTAGGTCTGGGTCTTCTCCAGGACTTAGAGATGGGTCTGGGACTCCCTCAAGACACAGCTTATCTGGGTCCTCTCCTGGAATGAAAGATATACCTAGAACACCATCCAGGGGGAGAAGTGAATGTGATTCTTCTCCAGAACCAAAAGCTTTGCCTCAGACTCCTAGACCAAGAAGTCGTTCACCATCATCCCCAGAGCTCAACAACAAGGGTCTTACCCcccagagagaaagaagtgggTCAGAATCTTCAGTTGAACAGAAGACTATGGCTAGGACTCCTCTTGGGCAGAGAAGTCGATCGGGATCTTCTCAAGAACTTGATGGGAAACCGAGTGCATCCCCTCAAGAGAGAAGTGAGTCAGACTCTTCTCCAGATTCTAAAGCTAAGACACGAGTACCGCTTAGAGAAAGGAGTCGCTCTGGATCATCTATAGAGGTCGAGAGCAAATCTCGACCTTCTCCTCGGCGCAGTAGATCTGGCTCATCTCCTGAAGTTAAAGATAAGCCAAGAGCAGCACCCAGGGCACAGAGTGGTTCTGATTCCTCTCCTGAACCCAAGGCTCCTGCCCTTCGAGCTCTTCCCAGACGAAGCAGATCGGGGTCATCAAGTAAAGGCAGAGGCCCTTCTCCTGAAGGAAGCAGCAGTTCAGAGTCCTCTCCAGAACACCCACCCAAATCTAGAACTGCTAGAAGAAGCTCTAGGTCATCACCAGAGCCCAAGACCAAATCCCGTACTCCACCTCGCCGTCGCAGTTCTCGATCATCTCCTGAGCTGACTAGGAAGGCCAGACTCTCTCGTAGAAGCCGCTCTGCATCATCCTCACCAGAGACCCGTTCTAGAACTCCACCAAGACGCAGAAGAAGTCCTTCAGTGTCTTCTCCAGAGCCAGCTGAAAAGTCCAGATCCTCTCGCCGTCGGCGCTCAGCTTCATCCCCACGTGCTAAGACAACTTCAAGGAGGGGCCGTTCTCCTTCACCAAAGCCTCGCGGGCTCCAGAGGTCCCGTTCCCGCTCAAGGAGGGAGAAAACCAGAACGACTCGACGTCGAGATAGGTCTGGATCTTCTCAGTCAACCTCTCGGAGAAGACAGCGGAGCCGGTCAAGGTCTCGGGTCACTCGGCGGCGGAGGGGAGGTTCTGGTTACCATTCAAGGTCTCCTGCCCGGCAGGAGAGTTCCCGAACTTCTTCCCGACGTCGAAGAGGTCGTTCTCGGACACCCCCAACCAGTCGGAAGCGGTCCCGCTCACGCACCTCACCAGCCCCGTGGAAACGGTCAAGGTCTCGGGCCTCTCCCGCCACTCACAGGCGATCCCGGTCCAGAACACCGCTGGTTAGCCGCCGTAGGTCTAGGTCTCGAACTTCACCAGTCAGTCGGAGACGATCAAGGTCCAGGACATCAGTGACTCGACGAAGATCTCGATCCAGAGCATCCCCAGTGAGTCGAAGGCGATCCAGGTCTAGAACACCACCAGTAACCCGCCGTCGTTCAAGGTCCAGAACACCAACACGCCGCCGCTCCCGTTCTAGAACTCCGCCAGTGACCCGAAGAAGGTCTAGATCTAGGACTCCACCAGTAACCAGGAGGCGATCTCGAAGCAGAACTTCTATCACTCGCAGAAGATCAAGATCCAGGACATCTCCAGTCACCCGTAGGAGATCTCGATCTCGCACATCTCCGGTAACTCGAAGGAGGTCCCGCTCTCGAACCTCTCCAGTCACACGCCGCCGATCACGGTCCCGAACACCTCCAGCTATTCGGCGCCGCTCCAGGTCTCGGACCCCACTGTTGCCACGCAAACGGTCTCGAAGTCGCTCTCCACTTGCTATCCGCCGCCGTTCTAGATCCCGTACTCCGCGAACAACTCGGGGCAAGCGGTCCTTAACAAGATCTCCTCCTGCCATCCGAAGGCGTTCTGCATCTGGAAGCAGTTCCGATCGCTCACGGTCTGCTAGTCCTCCAGCAACAAGGAATCATTCTGGTTCTCGGACACCTCCAGTAGCACTCAATAGCTCTAGAATGAGCTGCTTCAGTCGTCCTAGCATGTCACCAACACCTCTGGACCGCTGTAGATCACCTGGAATGCTCGAACCCCTTGGCAGTTCTAGAACACCCATGTCTGTCCTGCAGCAAGCTGGTGGCTCCATGATGGATGGTCCAGGTCCCCGAATTCCTGATCACCCAAGAACATCTGTGCCAGAAAATCATGCACAGTCAAGAATTGCACTTGCCCTGACAGCCATCAGTCTTGGCACTGCGCGGCCACCTCCATCCATGTCCGCTGCTGGCCTTGCTGCAAGAATGTCCCAAGTTCCAGCTCCAGTGCCTCTCATGAGTCTCAGAACGGCCCCAGCTGCCAGCCTTGCCAGCAGGATTCCTGCAGCCTCTGCAGCAGCCATGAACCTGGCCAGTGCCAGGACACCTGCCATACCAACAGCAGTGAACCTGGCTGATTCAAGAACACCAGCTGCTGCAGCAGCCATGAACTTGGCCAGCCCCAGAACAGCAGTGGCACCCTCTGCTGTGAACCTTGCTGACCCTCGCACCCCTACAGCTCCAGCTGTGAACCTAGCAGGAACCAGAACCCCAGCTGCTCTGGCAGCTTTGAGTCTCACCGGCTCTGGCACACCCCCAACTGCTGCAAACTATCCTTCCAGCTCCAGAACACCCCAGGCTGCAGCGCCTGCAAACCTGGTGGGTCCTAGATCTACACATGCCACAGCTCCTGTGAATATTGCCAGCTCAAGAACCCCTCCTGCCTTGGCACCTGCAAGCCTCACCAGTGCTAGAATGGCTCCAGCCTTGTCTGGCGCAAACCTTACCAGCCCCAGGGTGCCCCTCTCTGCTTATGAGCGCGTTAGTGGTAGAACCTCACCACCGCTTCTTGACCGAGCCAGATCCAGAACCCCACCAGGAGGGCCAGGTTCCAGAACCCCACCATCTGCCCTGAGCCAGTCTAGAATGACCTCTGAGCgggctccctctcctgcctctagAATGGTCCAGGCTTCCTCACAGTGTGTTCTTCCTCCAGCTCAGGATAGACCTAGGTCACCTGTGCCATCTGCTTTTTCTGACCAGTCCCGAGCTTTGCTTGCCCAGACCACTCCTGCAGCAGGGTCTCAGTCCCTTTCCTCTGGGACAGTGGCCAAGACCACGTCTTCTGCTGATGACCACAATGGCATGCtctctggccctgcccctggcATGTCCCATCCTGAGGGTGGGGAACCACCTGTCTCCACGGGGGCCCAGCAGTCTTCTGCATTGGCCGCCCTGCAGCCGGCAAAGGAGCGGCggagttcctcctcctcctcctcctccagctcctcttcCTCATCGTCGTCATCAtcgtcctcttcctcctcctcctcttccggTTCCAGTTCTAGCGACTCAGAGGGCTCTAGCCTTCCTACTCAACCTGAGGTAGCACTGAAGAGGTGAGAGGCTTGACTTTTAGAACTGTTTCTATGGGGCAGGTTTTGGGGATggttggtggtggggagggagaagccctGTCCAGAGGTTCTCTGCTCTTTGATGGAGGTATGGGGAGCTTGACCCTTAAGCTGGGGGTAGAAGAgaatgctggggtgggggcaacGGGGGGGGAGGAATGGGTCAGATAAAAGTCTCCTAAGGTTAATTCTCTAGAGGATAATGATGAGTTTTCCGTCTCTACAGAGGACAGAACTAGAGGAAATGGACTTAATTTTACAGCAGGAGGGATGGCAGTTAGACCTCAAGAGGAACTCCCTGGGCTGGAAGGATCTTCAGAGGTCATcccatccctctccctgcctccagg
Coding sequences:
- the SRRM2 gene encoding serine/arginine repetitive matrix protein 2 isoform X4 is translated as MLLEKDVNPGGKEETPGQRPAVTETHQLAELNEKKNERLRAAFGISDSYVDGSSFDPQRRAREAKQPAPEPPKPYSLVRESSSSRSPTPKQKKKKKKKDRGRRSESSSPRRERKKSSKKKKHRSESESKKRKHRSPTPKSKRKSKDKKRKRSRSTTPAPKSRRAHRSTSADSASSSDTSRSRSRSTAAKTHTTALTGRSPSPVSGRRGEGDAPSKEPGTTNTGQPSSPEPSTKQPSSPHEKDKEKEKSGIRPSPSPERSSTGPEPPAPTPLLAEQHGGSPQPLATATLSQEPVNPPSEGSPTRGRSLPKSPEKPPQSSSESCPPSPQPTKVSRHASSSPESPKPAPAPGSRREISSSPASKSRSHGRGKRDKSHSHTPSRRVGRSRSPTATKRGRSRSRTPTKRGHSRSRSPQWRRSRSAQRWGRSRSPQRRGRSRSPQRPGWSRSRNTQRRGRSRSARRGRSHSRSPATRGRSRSRTPARRARSRSRTPARRRSRSRTPARRRSRSRTPARRGRSRSRTPARRRSRTRSPVRRRSRSRSPARRSGRSRSRTPARRGRSRSRTPARRGRSRSRTPARRGRSRSRTPARRGRSRSRTPARRRSRSRSVVRRGRSHSRTPQRRGRSGSSSERKNKSRTSQRRSRSNSSPEMKKSRISSRRSRSLSSPRSKAKSRLSLRRSLSGSSPCPKQKSRTPPRRSRSGSSQPKAKSRTPPRRSRSGSSPPSNQKSKTPSRQSCSSSSPQPKVKSGTPPRQGSVTSPQANEQSATPQIQSRSESSPDPELKSATPSRHSCSGSSPPRVKSSTPPRRSRSGSSSPQPKVKAITSPVQSHSGSSSPSPSRVTSKTPPRQSRSESPCSKMESRLLQRQSRSRSSSPDTKVKPGTPPRQSHSGSTSPCPKVKPQTPSGHSLSESKSPCSQEKSKDSPAQSSGFFSLCPGIKSSTPPGELYFAASSLQQKGQSQTSPDPRSDTSSPEMKQSHSESPSLQSKSQTPLMGGRSRSSSPITELAPKSPARPERRELSSPRLKSGLSPEQSKSQSDSSPYPAMDSKSFLGQSRLEPSELKEKSVLLLQEDFTASSPIPRDKLSPLPVQDKPDSSPVLRETPKTPSRERGGVGSSPDTKDQSALAKPNQDEELMEVVEKSEESSNQVLSHLSPELKEVAGSNFESSPEIEERPTVCLSVDQSQSQTSLEAEVPAVASTWSGPHFSPEHKELSNSPPRENSFGSPLEFRNSGPVAEMNTGFSPEVKEDLNGSFPNQLETDPYIDLKEQSTRSSRRSSSELSPDAVEKAGMSSNQSVSSPVLDAVPRTPSRERSSSASPELKDGLPRTPSRRSRSGSSPGLRDGSGTPSRHSLSGSSPGMKDIPRTPSRGRSECDSSPEPKALPQTPRPRSRSPSSPELNNKGLTPQRERSGSESSVEQKTMARTPLGQRSRSGSSQELDGKPSASPQERSESDSSPDSKAKTRVPLRERSRSGSSIEVESKSRPSPRRSRSGSSPEVKDKPRAAPRAQSGSDSSPEPKAPALRALPRRSRSGSSSKGRGPSPEGSSSSESSPEHPPKSRTARRSSRSSPEPKTKSRTPPRRRSSRSSPELTRKARLSRRSRSASSSPETRSRTPPRRRRSPSVSSPEPAEKSRSSRRRRSASSPRAKTTSRRGRSPSPKPRGLQRSRSRSRREKTRTTRRRDRSGSSQSTSRRRQRSRSRSRVTRRRRGGSGYHSRSPARQESSRTSSRRRRGRSRTPPTSRKRSRSRTSPAPWKRSRSRASPATHRRSRSRTPLVSRRRSRSRTSPVSRRRSRSRTSVTRRRSRSRASPVSRRRSRSRTPPVTRRRSRSRTPTRRRSRSRTPPVTRRRSRSRTPPVTRRRSRSRTSITRRRSRSRTSPVTRRRSRSRTSPVTRRRSRSRTSPVTRRRSRSRTPPAIRRRSRSRTPLLPRKRSRSRSPLAIRRRSRSRTPRTTRGKRSLTRSPPAIRRRSASGSSSDRSRSASPPATRNHSGSRTPPVALNSSRMSCFSRPSMSPTPLDRCRSPGMLEPLGSSRTPMSVLQQAGGSMMDGPGPRIPDHPRTSVPENHAQSRIALALTAISLGTARPPPSMSAAGLAARMSQVPAPVPLMSLRTAPAASLASRIPAASAAAMNLASARTPAIPTAVNLADSRTPAAAAAMNLASPRTAVAPSAVNLADPRTPTAPAVNLAGTRTPAALAALSLTGSGTPPTAANYPSSSRTPQAAAPANLVGPRSTHATAPVNIASSRTPPALAPASLTSARMAPALSGANLTSPRVPLSAYERVSGRTSPPLLDRARSRTPPGGPGSRTPPSALSQSRMTSERAPSPASRMVQASSQCVLPPAQDRPRSPVPSAFSDQSRALLAQTTPAAGSQSLSSGTVAKTTSSADDHNGMLSGPAPGMSHPEGGEPPVSTGAQQSSALAALQPAKERRSSSSSSSSSSSSSSSSSSSSSSSSSSGSSSSDSEGSSLPTQPEVALKRVPSPTPAPKEAVREGRPQEPTPAKRKRRSSSSSSSSSSSSSSSSSSSSSSSSSSSSSSSSSSSSSTSSSPSPAKPGPQALPKPASPKKPPPGERRSRSPRKPIDSLRDSRSLSYSPAERRRPSPQPSPRDQQSSSERGSRRGQRGDSRSPGHKRRKETPSPRPVRHRSSRSP